The genomic region TGCTTCGCTGACAATGATAATTTCGTCTATTAACTGTCTTAGAATTTGAGATTTTACCTCTTTTTGATTAATCTTCTGATTGCCAAGCAATGAATTTATAAAATTGACGCGTTTTTCAATATCTAAATTTGAAATTGGCTCACCATTTACATCTGCAACAATTTCAATCTCAGTTGCAAGTAACCTAAGCGGCAGCATTATTAATATCAAAATTAGTATTTTATGCATATAAAATTATTTAGCTAATAACTAATTCTATAATAAATACTGAATAAACGCTAGCTAACTTTTTAATAATTAAAAAAGAGGATGAAATTACTGTAATGAATACCTAAACAATAATATACGGAAGGAGAGGGATTCGAACCCTCGATACGACTTTTCAATCGTATAACGGTTTAGCAAACCGCCGCCTTCAGCCGCTCGGCCACCCTTCCAAGTTTAGAACTTAAGATTATATAATATCAAGACCTTTACTGCCTGTCTAATGCTTTTAACCGCAACATTAAAAACAACAATGTTTTTCTGAATAGCTCTAATGCAAACTAAATTATACTTTTTTCAATGATTTTTTTTGCTTCTTCTACATCAGCCCATTCTCCAACTGTCACTGTTTTTCCCTTTTCTAGATCTTTATAATGAGAAAAGAAATGAACAATTTTATCTAATAGATTTTTAGGTAAGTCAGAATAGTTCTTTATATTGTCATAATAGCTGTCAACACTGGAAATGGGCACCGCTAATATCTTTTCATCCTCTCCTTTTTCATCTTTAGTGAGTAATGCACCTACTGGACGCACCGATATCAAAACTCCAGGCGCTAAAGGAAATTGAGTTAGTACCAAAATATCCACAGGATCACCATCACCTGAACAGGTGTTTGGTACAAATCCATAATTGCAAGGATAAGTCATTGAAGTAGACAAAAATCTGTCAACTTGTAATAATCCGAGCTCTTTATTAAATTCATACTTTACAGGCTCAGCATTTGCGCCTATTTCAATTACCACATTCACCGCATTTGGTCCCGCTGTTATTTTACTTAAATCCATAAATTACCTCTTAACTTAAGAATAAGCATTATACAATATGTGCTTTTAAGTTGCCACATTTATGTAGTTCTGAGCTTATTTTGCATGGAGCGGTTCTAATTTTTTCTTCCGCACATCATCGACTGTTGAAAGTGGTGGTTCCTGTGGTGGTTTCAATAATTGAGATAAGGCATATACTATTACGATAGTAAGTACTGCAGCAACTATGAAATTGATGAGATTATTTTGTGGCAAAATATTTGTTATTGAGTTGAATAACTTTTGCTCCATAAAGAAATAATCAGCAACATATAACCCAACAGACAATACAAACATACCTAAAATAAGTTTACAGAATGTATTTTTGTGATTTTGCTTGCTGAGGATGAAATTTGGCCTACATTCATTCTCTTCTTGTTGCACTGAGTAGTATATATTCTCAGGGCTTGTTACTAACTGTTCAAATTCATCGCTGTTTTGGTTTTTTAACAGTTGCTCTAGAGTACGTTTGATATTTTTAGGATATAGGAAATCTTGACTGTGTTGCTCTCTTTGAGCTGTAAATGTCTCCTCCAATGCACTTATATCTCTATAATTAAGTGTATACTTGGTGAATCCATTTCTATGCGTTAACTCAATTTCTTGTAATACTTGTAGTAACTTCTGAATGTAATCGTAATACAGTGGTGTATTGATTGCTTTAGCTTTCTCATTAATATATTGATTAAGTGGTAAAATATCTCGATTTTCAGTACATGTAGAAAATATACCATAACTAGAAAATAGTAATGCTATGTCTTTATCCACTTTTATATTATGTATGGAATAATAATGATTTATTACCTCTTTACATAAGCTAAACTCTTTATCAAATTCATTTGCATAGCTTATTTTGAGTAACTTTTTAACATTATTGAGTACTTGTTTCTCAAAGTCATCATTATTGTTAAATAGAGCTTCACCTTTCGGATTTGCTAGAATATTAAAAAGCTTTAGTTTTTTTTGATCTTCTGTCAATCCTACTTGATCTACAATTTCCCTTAGCAGTTTCTTCGAAGTGTCACAAAGAGTAGGTATTTTTTTACTTTCAACTGCAGCATATATTTTATCAATTACTTCTTGAGTATTGAACTGAGCATTTTTTGCAAGAACTCTATAAGCTTGAACATAAATTAAAAACAATCCTTGTAGACTAAATTTTAAGTTAAAATATTTATCTAATGGCTCTTGTTCTTTTTTATTAATGAATTCGGATAGACCTATATGATTTCTGCAATCCATGCAATGATGTAAGTCAGCATGTTGAAAACTGCCCAAACGAATAAATGCGGCCTCTAGTAAATTGCCCTTACCAACAATTTTTATTAACTCTTCAACTTCTTTAACCATCCCTCTAGTCCACAATATAATAATTACCTTTATAGTATAAAGAATATAGGATAAAACAGCAATAAATTTTATTGTATGTTTACATTCTGCATTAAAAAATTAAACCACCAAGTTAGGAGCATATCCAACCTCCACCTATAACTTGTTCGCCCTTATATGCTACACAGGCTTGACCTGGACTGATGCCAAAGTAATCGTCGTTTAAAATTACACAGGCTTTATTTTTTTCGTCAGTCGAATGTATTGTCGCTAAGCTTCCTGCATGTGATGACCTAAGCTTCACAGTTACTTCCATGCCTTCTTTTGGTTGTTCTAACCAATTTAACTCTTTGACCAATATCTTTTTTTGCATTAGAGCATTGATCGGGCCTACTACAACTTCATTATTTTCTGTATTAATTCTTACTACATAAAGAGGCTCACTGTGTGCAATGCAGAGGCCTCTTCTCTGGCCCACTGTAAAATTTACTATGCCGCTGTGCTCACCTAGCACTTTT from Wolbachia endosymbiont (group B) of Parapoynx stratiotata harbors:
- the ppa gene encoding inorganic diphosphatase; the encoded protein is MDLSKITAGPNAVNVVIEIGANAEPVKYEFNKELGLLQVDRFLSTSMTYPCNYGFVPNTCSGDGDPVDILVLTQFPLAPGVLISVRPVGALLTKDEKGEDEKILAVPISSVDSYYDNIKNYSDLPKNLLDKIVHFFSHYKDLEKGKTVTVGEWADVEEAKKIIEKSII